A stretch of the Mesorhizobium huakuii genome encodes the following:
- a CDS encoding SDR family oxidoreductase: MTDDLVLVTGGSGFIASHCILKLLDAGYQVRTTVRSLKREAEVRAMLREGGAEPGDRLSFVAADLTAGAGWAEAAAGCTYAMHGASPTPSGSQTREEDWVRPAVDGVLRVLRAGRDAGVKRVVLTSAIGAVAMGHAPQTRPFNETDWTDLSGAVAPYQKSKTLSERAAWDFIAREGHGLELSVVNPVAVLGPVLAADFSHSIGLIKRLMDGMPGCPRVNSGYVDVRDLADLHLLAMTSPAAKGERFIGISGHSLWMAEVAKVLRRRMGAAAAKVPTREIPNWVIRLLAVRGDPTTKMLARHLGVMMDATSEKATRLLGWTPRPAEEAIVATAESLLRLGLVGGKRGHG, encoded by the coding sequence ATGACTGACGATTTAGTGCTGGTGACCGGCGGCTCCGGTTTCATCGCTTCGCACTGCATCCTGAAGCTGCTCGACGCCGGCTACCAGGTGCGCACGACGGTGCGTTCGCTGAAACGCGAAGCCGAGGTGCGCGCGATGCTGAGGGAAGGCGGCGCCGAGCCCGGCGATCGGCTGTCCTTCGTCGCCGCCGACCTGACTGCGGGCGCCGGTTGGGCGGAGGCGGCCGCCGGCTGCACCTATGCCATGCATGGCGCCTCGCCGACGCCCTCCGGCAGCCAGACGCGCGAGGAAGACTGGGTGAGGCCCGCCGTCGACGGCGTGCTGCGGGTGCTGCGCGCCGGGCGCGATGCCGGCGTGAAACGCGTGGTGCTGACCTCGGCCATTGGTGCCGTCGCCATGGGTCATGCGCCGCAGACCAGGCCATTCAACGAGACTGACTGGACTGACCTTAGCGGCGCTGTCGCGCCCTACCAGAAATCGAAGACGCTGTCGGAACGCGCCGCGTGGGACTTTATTGCCCGGGAAGGGCACGGCCTCGAACTCTCCGTCGTCAATCCGGTCGCCGTGCTCGGCCCTGTGCTCGCCGCCGACTTTTCGCATTCGATCGGGCTGATCAAGCGGCTGATGGACGGCATGCCCGGCTGTCCCCGGGTCAATTCCGGCTATGTCGATGTGCGCGACCTTGCCGATCTGCACCTGCTGGCGATGACCAGCCCTGCGGCCAAGGGCGAGCGCTTCATCGGCATTTCGGGCCACAGCCTGTGGATGGCGGAGGTCGCGAAGGTGCTGCGGCGCAGGATGGGCGCGGCCGCGGCCAAGGTGCCGACCAGGGAGATTCCCAACTGGGTGATCCGCCTGCTGGCGGTGCGCGGCGATCCGACGACCAAGATGCTGGCCAGGCATCTCGGCGTGATGATGGACGCCACCAGCGAAAAGGCGACGCGCCTGCTCGGCTGGACGCCGCGCCCGGCCGAAGAGGCGATCGTCGCCACGGCCGAGAGCCTACTGCGGCTGGGGCTCGTGGGTGGGAAGAGAGGTCACGGCTGA
- a CDS encoding AraC family transcriptional regulator: MTGDPFSDILKFTSAQTMVTGGFTAGGPWALRFPAPEKIKFFAVVKGSCWIRLEGEDEPVHAQTGDVLLLASRRSFILASDLSVPPLDAMAVFSGCKIAQLGDGGDFAHIGGHVLLDQASGRLLADVLPPWIHIQASSPQATILRWILDQLVREQADGQPGASLASAQLAQLLFIQVLRAHLQTSSLMPAGWLRALADPRLAPALRLMHGDPGRDWHLEELARAAAMSRTSFAFHFRQTAGVAPLTYLTQWRMHLAERALREEDTPVAVLARSLGYTSESAFSNAFKRATGTAPKRYRTAGRAERSEDTEAQSLSLVS; encoded by the coding sequence ATGACCGGCGATCCTTTCTCCGACATCCTCAAATTCACTAGCGCGCAAACCATGGTGACAGGCGGCTTCACCGCCGGCGGGCCTTGGGCGTTGCGCTTTCCCGCGCCCGAGAAGATAAAGTTCTTCGCCGTGGTGAAGGGCAGTTGCTGGATCCGCCTCGAAGGCGAGGACGAGCCGGTGCATGCGCAAACCGGAGACGTGCTGCTGCTCGCCTCAAGACGCTCCTTCATCCTCGCCAGCGACCTGTCGGTCCCACCGCTGGACGCGATGGCGGTGTTTTCCGGCTGCAAGATCGCGCAGCTCGGCGACGGCGGGGATTTCGCCCATATTGGCGGCCATGTGCTGCTCGACCAAGCGAGCGGGCGGCTGCTGGCCGACGTCTTGCCGCCATGGATCCACATCCAGGCCTCGTCGCCGCAAGCGACGATCCTGCGCTGGATCCTCGACCAGCTGGTGCGCGAGCAGGCGGATGGCCAGCCGGGCGCAAGCCTTGCCTCGGCACAGCTAGCGCAATTGCTGTTCATCCAGGTGCTGCGCGCGCATCTGCAGACGTCGAGCCTGATGCCCGCCGGCTGGCTGCGCGCGCTCGCCGATCCGCGACTGGCACCGGCGCTGCGGCTGATGCATGGCGACCCCGGCCGTGACTGGCATCTGGAGGAACTCGCCAGGGCTGCCGCCATGTCGCGCACCAGTTTTGCCTTCCATTTCAGGCAGACAGCCGGCGTCGCGCCACTGACCTACCTGACGCAATGGCGCATGCATCTGGCCGAGCGCGCTCTGCGCGAGGAAGATACGCCCGTGGCGGTGCTGGCCCGCTCGCTCGGCTACACCTCCGAAAGCGCCTTCAGCAACGCCTTCAAACGCGCCACCGGCACCGCGCCCAAGCGCTATCGGACCGCGGGGAGAGCCGAGCGGTCGGAGGATACGGAGGCTCAGTCGTTGAGCCTGGTGTCCTGA
- a CDS encoding tautomerase family protein translates to MPFANIKVPQAALSKAQKEDLIHRTTAMFVDFFGEVARPTTMVLVEEIADGGYGRADEVFVVPEAYRAKE, encoded by the coding sequence ATGCCGTTCGCCAACATAAAAGTACCGCAGGCCGCACTCTCCAAGGCGCAGAAGGAAGACCTCATCCATCGGACCACCGCCATGTTCGTCGACTTTTTCGGCGAGGTCGCGCGCCCCACCACGATGGTGCTGGTGGAAGAGATCGCCGACGGCGGCTATGGCCGGGCCGACGAGGTGTTTGTCGTGCCGGAAGCCTATCGCGCCAAGGAGTAA
- a CDS encoding SDR family oxidoreductase translates to MMKQTILITGASSGFGAMTARALARAGHTVYASMPDPSARGTAVAEMEKFARDEGVALKTIALDVTSDASAQAAIRQIVTEAGRLDVLIHNAGHMGFGPAEAFSPEQLAQLYDVNVVGTQRVNRAALPHMRSLGRAQMIWVGSSSTRGGTPPFLAPYFAAKAGMDALAQSYALELARFGIETTIVVPGAFTKGTEHFHHAAAPADAERADAYWSGPYAGADQQALKGLAALEPADADPAEIAAAIVDLVAMPHGRRPLRVHIDPSDDGAAIVNGVADRVRAQLLERIGLADLLHPKA, encoded by the coding sequence ATGATGAAACAGACAATTTTGATCACAGGCGCCTCCAGCGGCTTTGGCGCGATGACGGCGCGGGCGCTCGCAAGGGCGGGCCACACGGTCTATGCCTCGATGCCCGACCCCTCGGCGCGTGGCACGGCTGTAGCCGAGATGGAAAAGTTCGCTCGTGACGAGGGTGTGGCGCTGAAGACCATCGCGCTCGACGTCACCTCGGATGCATCGGCGCAAGCGGCAATCCGGCAGATCGTCACTGAGGCCGGCCGGCTCGATGTGCTGATCCACAATGCCGGGCATATGGGGTTCGGGCCGGCGGAAGCCTTTTCGCCCGAACAGCTGGCGCAGCTCTATGATGTCAACGTCGTTGGCACGCAGCGCGTCAACCGCGCGGCCCTGCCGCATATGCGGTCTCTCGGCCGGGCCCAGATGATCTGGGTCGGTTCGAGCAGCACGCGCGGCGGCACGCCGCCCTTCCTGGCGCCGTATTTCGCCGCCAAGGCCGGGATGGACGCACTGGCGCAGAGCTATGCGCTGGAGCTCGCCCGCTTCGGCATCGAGACGACGATCGTCGTGCCGGGCGCCTTCACCAAGGGCACGGAGCATTTCCACCATGCGGCGGCACCAGCCGATGCGGAGCGCGCCGACGCCTATTGGTCCGGCCCCTATGCCGGTGCCGATCAGCAGGCGCTGAAGGGGCTGGCGGCGCTGGAGCCGGCGGATGCCGATCCGGCCGAGATCGCGGCGGCCATCGTCGACCTCGTCGCCATGCCGCACGGGCGGCGTCCGCTGCGCGTCCACATCGATCCCTCCGACGACGGCGCAGCAATCGTCAACGGCGTTGCCGACCGCGTGCGCGCGCAACTCCTGGAACGGATCGGCCTTGCCGACCTGCTCCATCCCAAAGCCTGA
- a CDS encoding SDR family oxidoreductase, which yields MTNQTRTAIVTGASKGIGAAIAQRLARDGVAVVVNYARGRAEADAVVGAIEAEGGKAIAVQADIADPTRIVTLFDAGEKAFGGVDILVNNAGIMKLSPIAATDDASFDTQIAINLGGVFRGMREGAKRLRDGGRIVNFSSSVVGLYQPGYGVYAATKAAVEAMTHILAKELGARRVTVNAVAPGPVETALFTDGKSEAQIEATAKMIPLGRLGQPDDIAGVVSFLAGPDSGWVNGQIIRANGGVI from the coding sequence ATGACAAATCAAACCAGAACCGCGATCGTGACCGGCGCCTCCAAGGGCATCGGTGCGGCGATCGCACAGCGGCTCGCCCGCGACGGCGTTGCCGTCGTCGTCAACTATGCGCGGGGCCGTGCCGAGGCCGACGCGGTCGTCGGCGCGATCGAAGCCGAAGGCGGCAAGGCGATCGCCGTGCAGGCCGATATTGCCGATCCCACGCGCATCGTCACCCTGTTCGACGCCGGCGAGAAGGCCTTCGGCGGCGTCGATATCCTGGTCAACAATGCCGGCATCATGAAGCTGTCGCCGATCGCAGCGACCGACGATGCTTCCTTCGACACCCAGATCGCGATCAATCTCGGCGGTGTGTTCCGCGGCATGCGCGAAGGCGCGAAACGCCTCCGCGATGGCGGCCGCATCGTCAATTTTTCGAGCAGCGTCGTCGGCCTCTACCAGCCGGGTTACGGCGTCTATGCCGCCACCAAGGCGGCTGTCGAGGCGATGACGCATATCCTCGCCAAGGAGCTTGGCGCGCGCCGCGTCACCGTCAATGCGGTTGCGCCCGGACCGGTCGAGACCGCCCTGTTCACGGATGGCAAGAGCGAGGCGCAGATCGAGGCTACGGCCAAGATGATCCCGCTCGGCCGGCTGGGCCAGCCCGACGACATTGCCGGCGTGGTCTCATTCCTGGCTGGGCCGGATAGCGGCTGGGTCAACGGACAAATCATCCGCGCCAATGGCGGCGTGATCTGA
- a CDS encoding LysR family transcriptional regulator produces MDRLDTMRLFVRVLERRSFTAAAADLGLPRSTATEAVRRLEEHLGARLLERTTRQVNATQDGEAYYQRCLSILAEIEDAEAAFRKAEPFGLLRIDASTLLTRTFLLPRLPEFLGRYPRIDLQIGQSDRLVDLVREGVDCVIRVGEPPDSGMIMRRLGMIREMTCASPAYLSRHGMPASPDALDGHQAVGFVSSRSGEVLPFEFTVNGKTREVRLPGRVAANNSDTAADLARLGLGLIQAPRYRFEKDLADGTLVEVLADYPPSPTPLSALYPQNRQLSPRLRVFLDWAARIFAEANL; encoded by the coding sequence ATGGATCGCCTGGACACGATGCGGCTCTTCGTTCGCGTTCTCGAGCGGCGCAGTTTTACCGCTGCCGCCGCCGATCTCGGCCTGCCGCGCTCAACCGCGACGGAAGCCGTCCGCCGGCTCGAAGAACATCTCGGCGCGCGGCTGCTGGAGCGGACGACGCGGCAGGTGAATGCCACGCAGGACGGCGAGGCCTATTACCAGCGCTGCCTGTCGATCCTGGCCGAGATCGAGGATGCCGAGGCTGCCTTCCGCAAGGCCGAGCCCTTCGGCCTGCTGCGCATCGACGCCAGCACGCTGCTCACCCGCACCTTCCTGCTGCCGCGCCTGCCGGAGTTTCTTGGGCGCTACCCCCGGATCGACCTGCAGATCGGCCAGAGCGACCGGCTGGTCGATCTCGTGCGCGAGGGCGTCGATTGCGTCATCCGCGTCGGCGAGCCGCCCGACAGCGGCATGATCATGCGCCGGCTAGGGATGATCCGCGAGATGACCTGCGCCAGCCCCGCTTATCTCTCTCGCCACGGCATGCCCGCCTCCCCCGACGCGCTCGACGGCCATCAGGCGGTGGGCTTCGTCTCGTCGCGCAGCGGCGAGGTGCTGCCCTTCGAATTCACCGTCAACGGCAAGACACGCGAGGTCCGACTGCCCGGCCGCGTCGCCGCCAACAATTCCGACACCGCCGCCGACCTCGCACGGCTCGGTCTCGGCCTCATCCAGGCGCCACGCTATCGTTTCGAGAAGGATCTGGCCGACGGCACGCTGGTCGAGGTGCTCGCCGACTACCCGCCCTCGCCGACGCCGCTGTCGGCGCTCTACCCGCAGAACCGCCAGCTCTCGCCGCGCCTGCGCGTCTTCCTCGACTGGGCGGCGCGCATCTTTGCCGAGGCGAACCTGTAG
- a CDS encoding peptidoglycan-binding protein, with translation MKRLYLMLSCVLLGLLPAGSTRAAGAIFFGDDESYGWCSGYTSREAARKCALTQCKDAEGVNCQLALECQGGWGAVAIGDNGGYGMACEASSEVNARIQAQLACIFAVKGLCHTQTTFSERNQSISQEDNALFDRTVFPQVMLLRLGYYKGSIDANAGSDTQNALKSFQSQAGLPATGEPDEKTLDRLTAKLGGAGALVAAILEGNRDIDTSDWHTKTAAPRAEAVQASTSQNIPASPLESFGVKEEALNAALSEGVGNINGQTGNKFSFQGTFTCGRLAGDNKIRCTAAVTDPASPEADVVDLYHVDGSDVFAQMEAMADKRAREEGGADHLDRRSQATFKTKDGEKRVVDFGCVQRFGDRVSHGICYIEVTKSIGLMTTVAPPSPNRDPGGVKATDEGTAEMKRAFDLLGGMSLALLNVPLKK, from the coding sequence ATGAAGCGCCTCTACCTCATGCTAAGCTGTGTTCTGCTTGGTCTCTTGCCGGCCGGCAGCACTCGGGCCGCCGGCGCGATCTTCTTCGGCGACGATGAGTCCTACGGATGGTGCTCCGGCTACACAAGCAGGGAAGCCGCGCGCAAATGCGCGCTCACGCAGTGCAAGGACGCCGAAGGCGTCAATTGCCAGCTGGCCCTGGAATGCCAGGGCGGATGGGGGGCAGTCGCCATCGGCGACAATGGCGGCTATGGCATGGCCTGCGAGGCCTCCTCGGAGGTCAATGCGCGCATTCAGGCCCAGCTGGCGTGCATCTTCGCGGTGAAAGGCTTGTGCCACACGCAAACCACCTTCTCCGAGCGCAACCAGTCCATCAGCCAGGAGGACAACGCGCTGTTTGACCGCACGGTTTTCCCCCAGGTCATGCTGCTCAGGCTGGGTTACTACAAGGGCAGTATCGACGCCAACGCGGGATCGGACACACAGAACGCGCTGAAATCGTTTCAGAGCCAAGCGGGATTGCCGGCTACCGGCGAACCCGACGAGAAAACGCTCGACCGGCTGACGGCCAAGCTCGGCGGCGCCGGCGCGCTCGTGGCGGCCATCCTTGAGGGAAATCGCGATATCGATACCTCGGACTGGCACACGAAGACGGCAGCGCCCCGCGCCGAGGCCGTGCAGGCATCGACGTCGCAGAACATACCGGCCTCCCCGCTCGAGTCATTCGGCGTGAAGGAAGAGGCCCTGAACGCAGCCCTGTCGGAGGGTGTCGGTAACATCAATGGCCAGACGGGCAATAAGTTCAGTTTCCAAGGAACTTTCACCTGTGGCCGCCTGGCGGGCGACAACAAGATCAGGTGCACGGCGGCGGTGACCGATCCGGCCAGTCCGGAAGCGGATGTGGTCGATCTCTACCATGTCGATGGATCGGACGTATTCGCCCAGATGGAGGCAATGGCCGACAAGAGGGCGCGCGAGGAAGGCGGCGCCGACCACCTCGACAGGAGGTCGCAGGCGACGTTCAAGACCAAGGACGGAGAAAAACGGGTGGTCGATTTCGGTTGCGTGCAGCGCTTCGGAGACCGGGTCTCGCACGGGATCTGCTATATCGAAGTCACGAAAAGCATCGGCTTGATGACGACCGTGGCGCCGCCATCGCCAAATCGCGATCCGGGCGGCGTGAAGGCCACGGATGAAGGGACTGCCGAAATGAAAAGGGCGTTCGACCTGTTGGGAGGGATGTCGCTCGCCCTGCTCAACGTTCCGTTGAAAAAGTAG
- a CDS encoding DMT family transporter yields MQAVPIAHQAAQPAVGPVSSVTGDPAAVLCWLLSAGVYIAAKWVAPEMPPWGLCFWRLTLACAILLPIVHRHHDAMIGLLRTRAVEVVAVGAIGLTLCQGMIYHGLNDTDATTAGIIMALSPVMTMVLARLVLGEPLGLWKSLGALVALAGMIFIVAHGNLTALLQLKFNAGELWIVGSAFCWGLYTVLLRRAKFGIELLPMVVLLLGAGALVALPFHLWELFNDERSAMNVHSILALAYLAGPGGALMYYLYNKSVETLGASRASMLLYLQTVFVAMLAYLLLGEGLHDYDLVGAAFIVVGIILATVVKPRPA; encoded by the coding sequence ATGCAGGCAGTGCCGATAGCGCATCAAGCCGCGCAACCCGCGGTCGGCCCCGTATCTTCGGTGACCGGCGATCCGGCCGCCGTCCTGTGCTGGCTGCTTTCGGCTGGTGTCTATATCGCGGCCAAATGGGTGGCGCCTGAAATGCCGCCCTGGGGTCTCTGCTTTTGGCGGCTGACGCTTGCTTGCGCCATCCTGCTGCCGATTGTGCACCGTCATCACGACGCGATGATCGGGCTTTTGCGAACGCGCGCGGTGGAGGTCGTCGCCGTGGGCGCGATCGGCCTCACCCTCTGCCAGGGTATGATCTACCATGGCCTCAACGACACCGACGCCACCACGGCCGGCATCATCATGGCGCTGTCGCCTGTCATGACGATGGTGCTCGCCCGTTTGGTGCTTGGCGAACCGCTCGGACTGTGGAAGTCGCTTGGCGCGTTGGTTGCGCTCGCCGGGATGATTTTCATCGTCGCCCATGGGAACCTGACGGCGCTGCTGCAACTCAAGTTCAACGCCGGCGAGCTCTGGATCGTCGGCAGCGCGTTCTGCTGGGGCCTGTACACCGTGCTTTTGCGCCGTGCCAAATTCGGCATCGAACTCCTGCCGATGGTCGTGTTGCTGCTCGGCGCCGGTGCGCTGGTCGCCTTGCCTTTCCATTTGTGGGAATTGTTCAACGACGAACGCTCCGCCATGAACGTCCACAGCATTCTCGCGCTCGCCTATCTGGCAGGTCCGGGCGGCGCCTTGATGTACTATCTCTACAACAAAAGCGTGGAAACGCTCGGCGCGAGCCGGGCGAGCATGCTGCTCTACCTGCAGACGGTGTTCGTCGCCATGCTCGCCTATCTGCTGCTCGGCGAGGGCTTGCACGATTACGATCTGGTCGGTGCGGCCTTCATTGTCGTCGGCATCATACTCGCCACCGTGGTCAAACCCAGGCCAGCTTAA
- a CDS encoding serine hydrolase, protein MRLDRNLCHWRLWTFIAVLVFWPQAAPAGTITAERIAAALSKLEALAEAAVKDGAVPGLAIAVVHDDEVIFLKGFGHREAGKPEAVDADTVFQIASLSKPVSATVVAALVSDGIVSWDSKIADLDPAFRLADPYPTSQLTVRDLFSHRSGLPGTAGDDLEDIGYDRAEILHRLRFVPPSSSFRAGYSYSNFGLTEGAIAAAMPTGKSWEDVAEEKLYRPLGMALTSSRHADFVKHANRAALHIKVDGAWAARIERNPDAQAPAGGVSSTARDLSQWVRLILGDGVYAGKTLIAADALDQTHVPLMTRDKNPVSGGASFYGLGWNVEFGRHGLSWGHAGAFSVGARTLVTIFPQEKLGIVIIANAFPTGVPEGLSDSFADLVFEGSVEKDWIKAWDGIYNGMFGPVVEAAKATYAKPPSPARPARPASAYAGRYANDFFGDAVVANAGDGLVLKVGPAGARSYSLAHFDGDLFLTFPDAETPDRPTGVSFVVGPDGKASAMTIGFLDDNHLGTLRRVGD, encoded by the coding sequence GTGCGGCTGGATCGGAACCTCTGCCATTGGCGACTCTGGACCTTTATCGCCGTCCTGGTGTTTTGGCCGCAGGCGGCGCCTGCCGGCACCATCACGGCCGAGCGCATCGCTGCCGCGCTGTCGAAGCTCGAAGCGCTCGCCGAAGCCGCGGTCAAGGACGGTGCCGTGCCCGGTCTCGCTATCGCGGTGGTGCACGACGATGAGGTGATCTTCCTGAAAGGGTTCGGCCATCGCGAAGCCGGCAAGCCGGAGGCGGTCGACGCCGATACAGTGTTCCAGATCGCCTCCCTCTCCAAGCCGGTCTCCGCCACCGTCGTGGCGGCGCTGGTCAGCGACGGGATCGTGTCCTGGGATTCGAAGATCGCCGACCTCGATCCGGCCTTCCGGCTGGCCGATCCCTATCCGACCAGCCAACTCACCGTCCGCGACCTGTTTTCGCACCGCAGTGGACTGCCCGGCACCGCCGGAGACGACCTCGAGGACATAGGCTACGACCGCGCCGAGATCCTGCATCGCTTGCGGTTCGTGCCGCCATCGTCGAGCTTCCGTGCCGGCTACTCCTACAGCAATTTCGGACTGACAGAGGGCGCCATCGCCGCAGCCATGCCGACAGGCAAATCCTGGGAGGACGTCGCCGAGGAGAAGCTCTACCGTCCGCTTGGCATGGCCTTGACCAGCTCCCGTCATGCGGATTTCGTCAAGCATGCCAATCGGGCAGCACTCCACATCAAGGTCGACGGCGCATGGGCCGCCAGGATAGAGCGCAATCCGGATGCGCAGGCGCCCGCTGGCGGCGTCAGTTCCACCGCACGCGATCTCTCGCAATGGGTGCGCCTCATCCTCGGCGACGGGGTCTATGCCGGCAAGACGCTGATTGCCGCCGATGCGCTGGATCAGACGCATGTGCCGCTGATGACGCGGGACAAGAACCCTGTGTCGGGCGGCGCATCGTTCTACGGCCTCGGCTGGAATGTCGAATTCGGTCGCCATGGCCTGAGCTGGGGCCATGCGGGTGCCTTCAGCGTCGGCGCACGCACGCTGGTGACGATCTTCCCACAGGAGAAGCTTGGCATCGTCATCATCGCCAACGCCTTTCCGACAGGCGTGCCGGAAGGGCTGTCCGACAGTTTTGCCGATCTCGTTTTCGAGGGGTCAGTTGAGAAGGACTGGATCAAGGCGTGGGACGGCATCTACAACGGCATGTTCGGCCCGGTGGTCGAGGCGGCCAAGGCCACCTATGCCAAGCCGCCGTCTCCGGCAAGGCCGGCCAGGCCGGCAAGTGCCTATGCCGGCCGCTACGCCAACGACTTCTTCGGCGACGCGGTCGTAGCGAATGCGGGAGACGGCCTCGTGCTCAAGGTCGGCCCGGCCGGCGCCCGGTCCTATTCCCTGGCGCATTTCGACGGCGATCTTTTCCTGACCTTCCCCGATGCCGAGACGCCGGACAGGCCAACCGGCGTGAGCTTTGTCGTCGGCCCCGACGGCAAGGCGTCGGCGATGACCATAGGCTTCCTCGACGACAATCATCTCGGCACGCTGCGGCGCGTGGGTGACTAA
- a CDS encoding alpha/beta hydrolase, whose protein sequence is MFQIKRSAGVLILCTGLWWVAFVVEAHAGLFDRAAEWGIGLLLMGGMAGAAGCVQAVRRIKQGAFLKPAVETKPVDVYEILYATNREISAGSFTCELSETLRFGCCRISVPESHKYGSLGSPVYMRVVQQLRTGSDDSLRIIEQENWPLSAGPAKFVDSVRKFLIETSDQILVYIHGFNVSFDGAVLRAAQIGFDLKVPGVMAAFCWASKGSAVAYPADEDTIKLSAQHLADFLSLLHANFPDRTINIMAHSMGNRALMDVLQNANQYPGLSGAKFGQIFLAAPDIDSRAFRKAATAYSQLSARTTLYVCAADRALETSGIEHDNIRTGYCPPGNHRRRDRHDRSN, encoded by the coding sequence ATGTTTCAAATAAAGCGGTCTGCCGGCGTCCTTATCTTGTGCACTGGACTCTGGTGGGTGGCGTTTGTTGTGGAAGCGCACGCGGGCCTATTTGACCGAGCCGCCGAATGGGGGATCGGCCTGCTCTTGATGGGCGGCATGGCCGGAGCCGCTGGCTGTGTCCAAGCTGTTCGGCGCATAAAGCAGGGAGCTTTTTTGAAGCCTGCAGTCGAGACGAAACCCGTCGATGTCTATGAAATCTTGTATGCCACGAATCGAGAGATTAGCGCTGGCTCGTTCACGTGCGAGTTGAGTGAGACGCTACGATTCGGGTGTTGCCGCATCTCTGTTCCTGAATCCCACAAATATGGATCGCTTGGCTCGCCGGTCTATATGCGCGTAGTTCAGCAGCTCAGAACGGGATCAGACGATTCGTTGCGGATCATTGAGCAGGAGAATTGGCCTCTAAGCGCGGGACCGGCAAAATTTGTGGATTCGGTTCGGAAATTTCTCATAGAAACCAGCGACCAAATCCTCGTTTACATCCATGGCTTCAACGTGTCCTTTGACGGCGCTGTTTTGCGTGCTGCACAGATCGGTTTCGATCTTAAGGTGCCGGGTGTCATGGCCGCCTTTTGCTGGGCGTCGAAGGGCTCTGCTGTGGCCTACCCGGCCGATGAAGACACGATCAAATTGAGCGCACAGCATCTCGCCGATTTTCTATCGTTGCTGCACGCCAATTTTCCTGACCGCACTATAAACATCATGGCCCACAGTATGGGCAATCGCGCACTAATGGACGTACTGCAGAATGCAAACCAATACCCTGGGCTATCAGGCGCAAAGTTCGGCCAAATTTTTCTCGCAGCTCCAGACATTGATTCTCGCGCCTTTCGCAAGGCTGCGACGGCCTATTCACAACTATCAGCTCGTACCACACTCTATGTCTGTGCGGCTGATCGAGCGTTGGAGACCTCAGGAATTGAACACGATAATATCCGGACGGGCTACTGTCCCCCCGGTAACCATCGTCGACGGGATAGACACGATCGAAGCAACTAA
- a CDS encoding methyltransferase: protein MIFGRHLAREIDLSAIGSVIDIGGGAGTILVGLREQRPQIAATLMELPTVAAVAPSILSEYGADDVVVEEGDITVAPSIGRHDLAILKAVVQVLPPDQARRSILNAARCLTPGGEIAIAGWGVVDDDRLGPPEGVFLNLTFLNLYRHGESYTEGQYRAWMTEAGFRDISRSRLTDGCTLFRARLS from the coding sequence GTGATTTTCGGCCGGCATCTGGCCCGCGAGATCGACCTCTCGGCGATCGGTTCGGTGATCGATATCGGCGGAGGTGCGGGGACCATTCTCGTCGGACTTCGCGAGCAACGGCCACAGATTGCGGCGACGCTGATGGAACTGCCAACGGTCGCAGCGGTCGCGCCTTCTATCCTGTCCGAATACGGCGCCGACGACGTGGTTGTCGAAGAGGGGGACATCACTGTCGCGCCATCGATCGGCCGGCACGATCTGGCGATCCTGAAGGCCGTCGTCCAGGTCCTTCCGCCGGACCAGGCACGCAGGTCGATCCTGAACGCGGCGCGTTGCCTCACACCAGGGGGCGAGATCGCAATCGCGGGGTGGGGTGTCGTCGATGACGACCGCCTCGGTCCACCCGAGGGTGTCTTTCTCAATCTCACCTTCTTGAACCTCTATCGCCACGGCGAATCCTACACGGAAGGCCAGTATCGCGCGTGGATGACCGAGGCTGGATTCCGGGATATCTCAAGGTCCCGGTTGACGGACGGCTGCACGCTGTTTCGTGCGCGCCTCAGCTGA